The region AAGAGATTGAGCAGGTAAAAACCAGCACAATCAAACGGGTTGTGCCGGGCTTTCAGCGGCTCAGGCAGCGGCAATTATCGCCGCCGGTATCGCGTATAGATTGTTTCGCCCGCCAGGATCATTTCCTTCCGCTCATTACAATTCCATACCTGCCCTGACATAGACTGTCGTGTTCCGGTAATCATTGACCTCAAGGCTTGAATCGTTTCTGGAATATCGGAATCCGACTGCACACTGGAGAGGGGGAGATATCTTCCAGAGGATGCCGCTGCCTGCGGAATGGGTCTTGAGATGCTCATCTTCAGGTTCAAAATCGCTGGCTGTCCATCCGCCGGACAGCGTAAGATCGACTTTCTTGTGCAGGGGGACCGCCAGGGAGGCATCTATCCCCCATGACTCATCCGTCCAGTCCTTTTCCCGATAATTTTCTTTCTGGCTGAACATCGTCCAGCTAATCTGTGTCCGCCGCTGATAATTCCCCGCGAGGCTATGCCTCCTGAGCCTTACAGCACCGCTGTCAAGGCTGTTTTCATAGGAGTTAACAAAGCTGTAGGAAAGGGCCGGGACCTTCATCAAAGGAAGTGTTCCATCCAGATCGATGCTCCAAAAAGCCCCCGCATCCCTGGCACCGCTGGAATAGGTGAGCCAGTTATATCCACCAGTTCCGGTCAGCTTCAGTGAGCGGCCAAGCTGATTGGACAGGCCAAAACCTGCTTCCCGGCTGATATAGTCGTTGAGCGCACTACCTGAGGCAACCTCTTTACTCAGTCGATAGCCGACATTCCCCGAAAGCCGCCTTGAAAAAGCCTTGCTCAAAATCATTGCACCGCCATAGGACTCACGATCCGTAGCCTGGGAAGCACTATATGCGGTATTGGTGTACTCATATCCCAATTCCAGGTCGCTGGTCCTGCGCAGTCTCTTTTTAATATAGGGATGGACCCGGAATTCGTTTTTGGTAGTCCGCCGTACAAAAAGGTTATCATCTTCCCGTGTCTCTCCTTCCCGTGTTCTTCCTCCATCTGTTACTCCTGCTCCTGTTACTCCTTTCCTTGCTTCCTGGCGGCTGAAGTAATGCCCGCGCCCTATTTCATCCGAAAGGTCGAGAAAGACCAGGTCCCGGATCAGGGTTATTCCCCTGTCAAGGCCAGTGCTCACAGAAGCGCTGAATTCATGGCTCAATTCGTTTTTATCAGAATTTCGTGAAAAGAGTAACTGCTGCGGCTGATAGCTCAATTTTACATCCCCTAAAGTTCCTGATAAACTTGAGTCCACAGCCAATCTGATCCGGGTGATAAAGTCGGAAGTCATGATATTGGCATCCCGATAAATATTATCGTTATACTCCTCCTCAACCGAGAGGTTCAACGATGATGACAGGCCCCTGAGAGGACCGCCGATATGCAGGATCGATGTGGATTCTATCAGAGTATTATCTTGGGCCCGAAGGTCTCCTTTCGCTCCGGTATCTTCTTTTATCCTGGTGTTTTCTCTCCTTTCTTTCGTCTGGACATCGACTTCCACCTGTTCAGATGGTGGTGGTAAAGGTCTGGTGGATTGCCCGTGTTCCGTTGCTTCAGCGCCGGCAATCATGGAGAATACAGTCGTCAGGATTGCGGCTGCCGTGAGGATGAAGTGAAAAACCCCTGATCCTCTTTTTTTTAATGCCTTGCGAAGCCGCCAGATTTCCAGAAGGTAGATTGCCATCAGGGAAGTAAAAATAAAGATAATGATGACCAGCCCCAGCATGGTTCCCCGTCTCGAGAAGTGGGCATCCAGAAATCCGTGGAAAAAGAATATATCCGGCCAGCCCGGCTGATGGGCTTCCGCAGAATAGGCATAGGGCAGGTGAAGCACAGCACAGAAAAGGCGCAGCCAATCAGGGCCGAAGGCCCAGAATCCGCAAAACAGTATGGAAACAGGCATTACGACCAGATGCCGGAATGTTGTCCGGTAATGCCTTATCCGATAAACAGTAAGGTTAGCGAGGAAGGCAAAAGAAGCGCCTACGGCAAAATGGCCACTCGGCAGCATTATAACTCCCTTTCTACCAGGAAAAAATTTCGTGACGTTTTGTCTTGAAATTATTATTATCGGAATATTGTAAAAAAACAATGATAAATTTAAAGATTAACTCTCGGCAACCAGATCGCGTTTAAATATTGGCATGTAATTTGCTCATATTTATATATTATTAATCATTCGTATCTTGATTGCTTTTAATTGTGTAAGTCATTTTTACTTATTTTTATGGAGGCTAAAGGGATATGACTCAGATGGAGGCTGCCAAAAGGAGAATCATTACTCATGAGATGAATTCCGTAGCAAAACAGGAAGGAGTTTCACCGAAATTTATTCAACAGGGTATCGCATCAGGGAAAGTGATTTTACTTTATGATACCACGGGCCGGTTTAATCCGGTTGGTATTGGGCCTGGTTTAAGAATAAAAATAAACGCCAATATTGGAACATCCTGTGATTATTGTGACCCGGAGATGGAAATTCAGAAGGCCAAAGAGGCTGAAAAATGGGGGGCTGATACGCTGATGGATCTCAGCGCCTATGGGGACATAAGAAAGATACGGACGCAGATCATAAAATCTGTCAGGGTCCCTGTTGGAGTCGTGCCTGTGTATCAGGCTGCGTCGGAAGCCATCCATTGCGCCGGTACGCATTTATCCATGAAAGAGCATAATTTCTTTGAGGTTGTTATAGAGTCAATACGAGATGGATGTACCATGCTTACCGTTCATTGCAGTGTGAATAAAGGGATCCTCCATAAGCTTTCCAGGAGCAATCGAATCATTAAAATAACCTCCAAGGGGGGAGGTATCATTGCTTCCTGGATGAAGGCCAATGACGCCGAGAATCCTTTTTTTCGCAGATTCGATGATCTGCTGGATATCGCCAGACGACACGATACCATCTTAAGCTTTGGTGCTGCATTTCGATCGGGCTGCGTATCGGATGGGGCTGACAGTATTCATAAAGAAGAATTGGCCACTCTCGGGAAACTGGTGAAGCGGGCCAGAAAAGCAGGTGTTCAAATAAAGGTGGAAGGACCGGGACATCTTGCCGCCCATCAGATCGGACCATTTATCAGGAAAGCCAAAAAGCTGTGCAAGGGTGCCCCGCTTGGCGTTTTAGGTCCAATAGTTACCGATATTGCTCCGGGATATGATTATATAACCTTTGCCATTGGGGCTACGCTTGCCATTTTACATGGCGCGGATTACCTCTGTACAGTCTATCCAAGCGAACATCTGGGATTGCCCATTCTTGAGGACATTCCCCTGGGTATTATAGCTGCCCGGATCGCAGCTCATGCCGGAGATCTTGCTCACGGAAGTTCGAATATTGCCTGGGATAACCGCATGGCCAGAGCACGGGCATCTCTCGATTGGGCTTCTCAACTGAAAGAAGCCATTGATCCTTATCTTGCCAAGTCGATACGGGAGAGGATTCCGACGAAGGGGGCCGGATGTTCTGTTTGCGGGCATCTGTGTCCGCATAAACTTTTCGGGGAAGTTTAGCCGGTTTGCCTGGCTCTTTCGTAACTGTCGTTTCCGGCTTGAGTCACATCTGAAAATTGGCTATAATCTCTCGCATCTTTCCGTGAGCATATGCTGGCGCTTTTCGCGCCAGGGGTATCGGGGGGGCGGAGGAGATACCATAGCACGAGGTTCGGATGGCACGTTTTCGGGTTTTTGTCAGTAACCGGCTGGAGGTTCTGGTTGACTGCCTGGCTGAAGCCATCAGCGAGCCGCTTCCCTCTCCCCTGGACCAGGAACACATTGTCGTGCAGAGCAAGGGGATGGAGCGCTGGCTCTCCATGAGGCTTGCCCGGCGGTTTGGCATCTGGGGCAACTGCCGGTATCCGTTTCCCAATATCAT is a window of bacterium DNA encoding:
- the thiC gene encoding phosphomethylpyrimidine synthase ThiC, with the translated sequence MTQMEAAKRRIITHEMNSVAKQEGVSPKFIQQGIASGKVILLYDTTGRFNPVGIGPGLRIKINANIGTSCDYCDPEMEIQKAKEAEKWGADTLMDLSAYGDIRKIRTQIIKSVRVPVGVVPVYQAASEAIHCAGTHLSMKEHNFFEVVIESIRDGCTMLTVHCSVNKGILHKLSRSNRIIKITSKGGGIIASWMKANDAENPFFRRFDDLLDIARRHDTILSFGAAFRSGCVSDGADSIHKEELATLGKLVKRARKAGVQIKVEGPGHLAAHQIGPFIRKAKKLCKGAPLGVLGPIVTDIAPGYDYITFAIGATLAILHGADYLCTVYPSEHLGLPILEDIPLGIIAARIAAHAGDLAHGSSNIAWDNRMARARASLDWASQLKEAIDPYLAKSIRERIPTKGAGCSVCGHLCPHKLFGEV